A DNA window from Bubalus bubalis isolate 160015118507 breed Murrah chromosome 20, NDDB_SH_1, whole genome shotgun sequence contains the following coding sequences:
- the GDPGP1 gene encoding GDP-D-glucose phosphorylase 1: MAIPHASNETYLLPPNKEDWEGQGIPDFVYGQEELVMEGVQWPRGALSLLNTPPLSHFDSALCSAWRQRMELGLFRYPLGELPTQTLPGTVGFVAQLNVERGVQRRCPQNIKSVRQEFDPEQFNFNQIRPGEVLFRLHRKQDCPGTVQQEDILVVINVSPLEWGHVLLVPEPARGLPQRLLPGALRAGVEAVMLSSHPGFRVGFNSLGGLASVNHLHLHGYYLAHRLPVEGAPSEPLDPRGRLHVLQTLPAPGFLFYTSRPGPDLEALISRVCRATDYLTDCEIAHNLFVTRGAPPGKTTSSSALLGVRVILWPRKPSFGIKEGEAFNVALCELAGHLPVKTAQDFSSLTEAAALALIRECLLPPAQAEDVRAALVALIAREEE, encoded by the coding sequence ATGGCTATTCCACATGCTTCAAACGAAACTTATTTGCTGCCTCCAAACAAGGAGGACTGGGAAGGGCAGGGCATTCCTGACTTTGTCTATGGGCAGGAGGAACTTGTGATGGAAGGGGTTCAGTGGCCAAGGGGCGCGCTCAGCCTCCTGAACACGCCGCCACTGTCTCACTTTGACTCTGCCCTCTGCTCAGCCTGGAGGCAGCGGATGGAGCTGGGGCTGTTCCGCTACCCACTGGGGGAGCTGCCGACCCAAACCCTTCCTGGGACCGTGggttttgtggctcagctgaatGTGGAGCGAGGTGTGCAGAGAAGGTGCCCCCAGAACATCAAGAGCGTGAGGCAGGAGTTTGACCCTGAACAGTTTAACTTCAACCAGATCCGGCCAGGAGAGGTCCTTTTTCGTCTGCACCGGAAGCAGGATTGCCCCGGCACTGTCCAGCAAGAGGACATCCTGGTAGTGATCAACGTCAGCCCCTTGGAGTGGGGCCACGTGCTGCTGGTGCCCGAACCCGCCCGAGGGCTCCCCCAGCGCCTGCTGCCTGGGGCGCTGCGGGCCGGGGTCGAGGCTGTAATGCTGAGCTCACACCCAGGCTTCCGCGTGGGCTTCAACAGCCTGGGTGGCCTGGCCTCAGTGAACCACCTCCACCTGCATGGCTACTACCTGGCCCACCGGCTGCCCGTGGAGGGGGCCCCCAGTGAACCCCTGGACCCTCGGGGCCGTCTGCATGTGCTCCAGACCCTCCCAGCTCCTGGCTTCCTCTTTTACACCAGTAGGCCAGGGCCTGACTTGGAAGCCTTGATAAGCAGGGTGTGTCGGGCCACTGACTACCTGACTGACTGTGAGATTGCACATAACTTGTTTGTCACCCGGGGGGCCCCACCTGGAAAGACGACATCTTCCTCAGCTCTCTTGGGAGTCCGGGTCATTCTGTGGCCCCGGAAGCCCAGCTTTGGGATAAAGGAAGGTGAGGCATTCAATGTTGCCCTCTGTGAGCTGGCTGGGCACCTCCCGGTCAAAACGGCCCAAGACTTCAGCAGCCTGACCGAGGCGGCAGCTCTGGCCCTCATCAGAGAATGTCtgctgcccccagcccaggcAGAAGACGTGCGGGCGGCGCTGGTGGCCTTGATAGCCCGGGAGGAAGAGTAA